One segment of Panicum virgatum strain AP13 chromosome 1K, P.virgatum_v5, whole genome shotgun sequence DNA contains the following:
- the LOC120703260 gene encoding probable BOI-related E3 ubiquitin-protein ligase 2 isoform X2 produces MAVQAQHLAHAFHHDYSRAIRPALDDDAAALFLGEPAAGHLLLQQVGGTTVFSDPRSELTCNNNNNNLHGGVCFAPRKRAPTGDAAGDGLTMEGHRALLPVPVPQPRAFAPVDDDEQGRALCSVGASSSGRLPGSAPPTASHGVLSHLYRHSVEIDALVRIENERLRSGLEEARRRHARAVVAAVERAAARRLRAAEADLERALARGAELGERLRQVGAEGQAWRGIASGHEAAAAGLRATLEQLLLQAPRAGGEAEAEAEDARSCCFGPAQKGAQAAAAAGGSRGACRSCGAADACVLLLPCRHLCLCGGCEAAAEACPVCAAAKNASLHVLLS; encoded by the exons ATGGCCGTGCAGGCGCAGCACCTCGCCCACGCCTTCCACCATGACTACTCCCGCGCCATCAg GCCAGCGCTGGACGACGATGCGGCGGCGTTGTTCCtcggcgagcccgccgccggccacctgtTGCTGCAGCAGGTGGGCGGCACCACCGTGTTCAGCGACCCGCGCAGCGAGCTCAcctgcaacaacaacaacaacaaccttCACGGCGGCGTCTGCTTCGCGCCGAGGAAGCGCGCGCCGACCGGCGACGCGGCGGGCGACGGCCTGACCATGGAAGGGCACCGCGCGCTGCTGCCCGTGCCGGTGCCGCAGCCGCGGGCGTTCGCGCCggtggacgacgacgagcagGGCAGGGCCCTCTGCTCCGTCGGCGCGTCCTCCAGCGGGCGCCTGCCCGGTTCCGCACCGCCGACGGCCTCGCACGGCGTCCTGTCGCATCTCTACCGCCACAGCGTCGAGATCGACGCGCTCGTCCGCATCGAGAACGAGAGGCTGCGGTCGGGGCTGGAGGAGGCGCGTCGCCGGCACGCGCGcgccgtggtggcggcggtggagcgcgcggcggcgcggcgcctgcgggcggcggaggcggacctGGAGCGCGCCCtggcgcgcggcgcggagctcggggAGCGTCTCCGGCAGGTGGGCGCCGAGGGCCAGGCGTGGCGGGGCATCGCCAGCGGccacgaggccgccgccgcgggcctgcGCGCCACGCTcgagcagctcctcctccaggcgccgcgcgccgggggcgaggccgaggccgaggccgaggacgCGCGGTCGTGCTGCTTCGGGCCGGCGCAGAAGggcgcccaggccgccgccgccgccggcgggagccGGGGGGCGTGCAGGTcgtgcggcgcggcggacgcgtgcgtgctgctgctgccgtgccGGCACCTGTGCCTGTGCGGCGGGTGCGAGGCGGCCGCGGAGGCGTGCCCCGTGTGCGCGGCCGCCAAGAACGCCTCGCTCCACGTCCTCCTGTCGTGA
- the LOC120703260 gene encoding probable BOI-related E3 ubiquitin-protein ligase 2 isoform X1, with product MAVQAQHLAHAFHHDYSRAISRPALDDDAAALFLGEPAAGHLLLQQVGGTTVFSDPRSELTCNNNNNNLHGGVCFAPRKRAPTGDAAGDGLTMEGHRALLPVPVPQPRAFAPVDDDEQGRALCSVGASSSGRLPGSAPPTASHGVLSHLYRHSVEIDALVRIENERLRSGLEEARRRHARAVVAAVERAAARRLRAAEADLERALARGAELGERLRQVGAEGQAWRGIASGHEAAAAGLRATLEQLLLQAPRAGGEAEAEAEDARSCCFGPAQKGAQAAAAAGGSRGACRSCGAADACVLLLPCRHLCLCGGCEAAAEACPVCAAAKNASLHVLLS from the exons ATGGCCGTGCAGGCGCAGCACCTCGCCCACGCCTTCCACCATGACTACTCCCGCGCCATCAg CAGGCCAGCGCTGGACGACGATGCGGCGGCGTTGTTCCtcggcgagcccgccgccggccacctgtTGCTGCAGCAGGTGGGCGGCACCACCGTGTTCAGCGACCCGCGCAGCGAGCTCAcctgcaacaacaacaacaacaaccttCACGGCGGCGTCTGCTTCGCGCCGAGGAAGCGCGCGCCGACCGGCGACGCGGCGGGCGACGGCCTGACCATGGAAGGGCACCGCGCGCTGCTGCCCGTGCCGGTGCCGCAGCCGCGGGCGTTCGCGCCggtggacgacgacgagcagGGCAGGGCCCTCTGCTCCGTCGGCGCGTCCTCCAGCGGGCGCCTGCCCGGTTCCGCACCGCCGACGGCCTCGCACGGCGTCCTGTCGCATCTCTACCGCCACAGCGTCGAGATCGACGCGCTCGTCCGCATCGAGAACGAGAGGCTGCGGTCGGGGCTGGAGGAGGCGCGTCGCCGGCACGCGCGcgccgtggtggcggcggtggagcgcgcggcggcgcggcgcctgcgggcggcggaggcggacctGGAGCGCGCCCtggcgcgcggcgcggagctcggggAGCGTCTCCGGCAGGTGGGCGCCGAGGGCCAGGCGTGGCGGGGCATCGCCAGCGGccacgaggccgccgccgcgggcctgcGCGCCACGCTcgagcagctcctcctccaggcgccgcgcgccgggggcgaggccgaggccgaggccgaggacgCGCGGTCGTGCTGCTTCGGGCCGGCGCAGAAGggcgcccaggccgccgccgccgccggcgggagccGGGGGGCGTGCAGGTcgtgcggcgcggcggacgcgtgcgtgctgctgctgccgtgccGGCACCTGTGCCTGTGCGGCGGGTGCGAGGCGGCCGCGGAGGCGTGCCCCGTGTGCGCGGCCGCCAAGAACGCCTCGCTCCACGTCCTCCTGTCGTGA